One Strigops habroptila isolate Jane chromosome 19, bStrHab1.2.pri, whole genome shotgun sequence genomic window carries:
- the DHX8 gene encoding ATP-dependent RNA helicase DHX8 isoform X2, with translation MRKCGGAMAELAAAEELAQLEYLSLVSKVCTELDNHLGINDKDLAEFVISLAEKNTTFDTFKAVLLKNGAEFTDSLISNLLRLIQTMRPPPKSSTSKVSEAVVKPKSEKEKLKELFPALCRPDNPNIRTMLDEDDVKVAADALKELEALMPSADREGKQRSSDHRAKKKRRSRSRSRDRRRRHRSRSRSRSRTRDRNRGKSRYRSRSRSWSPSRDRKDRDRYLEKSNERWRDKHIDRPPPEEPSIGDIYNGKVTSIMQFGCFVQLEGLRKRWEGLVHISELRREGRVANVADVVSKGQRVKVKVLSFTGSKTSLSMKDVDQDTGEDLNPNRRRNLVGETNEETSMRNPDRPSHLSLVNAPEVEDDSLERKRLTRISDPEKWEIKQMIAANVLSKEEFPDFDEETGILPKVDDEEDEDLEIELVEEEPPFLRGHTKQSMDMSPIKIVKNPDGSLSQAAMMQSALAKERRELKQAQREAEMDSIPMGLNTHWVDPLPDVDGRQIAANMRGIGMMPNDIPEWKKHAFGGNKASYGKKTQLSIIEQRESLPIFRLKEQLIQAVHDNQILIVIGETGSGKTTQITQYLAEAGYTSRGKIGCTQPRRVAAMSVAKRVSEEFGCCLGQEVGYTIRFEDCTSPETVIKYMTDGMLLRECLIDPDLTQYAIIMLDEAHERTIHTDVLFGLLKKTVQKRQDMKLIVTSATLDAVKFSQYFYEAPIFTIPGRTYPVEILYTKEPETDYLDASLITVMQIHLTEPPGDILVFLTGQEEIDTACEILYERMKSLGPDVPELIILPVYSALPSEMQTRIFDPAPPGSRKVVIATNIAETSLTIDGIYYVVDPGFVKQKVYNSKTGIDQLVVTPISQAQAKQRAGRAGRTGPGKCYRLYTERAYRDEMLTTNVPEIQRTNLASTVLSLKAMGINDLLSFDFMDAPPMETLITAMEQLYTLGALDDEGLLTRLGRRMAEFPLEPMLCKMLIMSVHLGCSEEMLTIVSMLSVQNVFYRPKDKQALADQKKAKFHQTEGDHLTLLAVYNSWKNNKFSNPWCYENFIQARSLRRAQDIRKQMLGIMDRHKLDVVSCGKATVRVQKAICSGFFRNAAKKDPQEGYRTLIDQQVVYIHPSSALFNRQPEWVVYHELVLTTKEYMREVTTIDPRWLVEFAPAFFKVSDPTKLSKQKKQQRLEPLYNRYEEPNAWRISRAFRRR, from the exons ATGCGGAAGTGCGGCGGAGCCATGGCGGAGCTGGCGGCGGCGGAGGAGCTCGCTCAGCTCGAGTACCTGTCGCTCGTGTCCAAGGTGTGCACGGAGCTGGACAATCACCTGGGCATCAACGACAAGGACCTGG CCGAGTTTGTGATAAGTCTCGCAGAGAAAAATACCACCTTTGACACGTTTAAAGCAGTTCTTCTGAAGAATGGCGCTGAGTTCACT gATTCCCTTATTAGTAACTTGCTTCGTCTCATCCAGACCATGCGGCCCCCACCAAAATCCTCTACGAGCAAAG tctcGGAGGCAGTTGTCAAACCCAAGTcggagaaggaaaagctgaaggaattGTTTCCAGCTCTTTGCAGGCCAGACAATCCCAATATCAGG ACTATGCTGGATGAAGATGATGTGAAAGTGGCAGCTGATGCACTTAAAGAACTTGAAGCTCTGATGCCCAGCGCGGACAGAGAGGGCAAGCAGAGGAGCAGTGACCACCG GgcaaagaagaagaggaggagccGGAGTcgcagcagggacaggaggcGCAGGCACAGATCTCGCTCTAGGTCTCGTTCTAGGACTCGGGATAGGAACAGGGGAAAATCCAGATATCGGTCAAGGAGCAGAAGTTGGAGTCCAAGTAGGGACCGTAAAGATCGAGACAGATATCTTGAGAAGAGCAATGAGAGATGGAGAGACAAACACATTGACCGTCCCCCACCTGAGGAGCCTTCCATTGGAGACATCTATAATGGCAAAGTCACAAGTATAATGCAGTTTGGATGTTTTGTGCAACTGGAAGGACTAAG GAAGCGTTGGGAGGGCTTGGTCCACATCTCAGAGCTTCGGAGAGAAGGACGTGTTGCCAATGTTGCTGATGTGGTGAGCAAAGGACAAAGAGTGAAAGTCAAAGTCTTATCCTTTACTGGATCCAAAACCAGCCTGAGCATGAAG GATGTTGATCAAGACACTGGGGAAGACTTGAACCCAAACCGGAGGAGAAACCTGGTTGGAGAAACCAACGAAGAAACATCTATGAGAAACCCAGACAGACCCAGTCACCTGTCCCTGGTGAACGCCCCGGAGGTGGAGGACGACAGCCTCGAGCGGAAGCGCCTCACCCGCATTTCAGACccagagaaatgggaaataaaacag ATGATTGCAGCTAATGTGCTTTCCAAGGAAGAGTTTCCTGACTTTGATGAGGAGACTGGGATCCTTCCTAAAGTTGATGATGAAGAAG ATGAGGACCTGGAGATTGAGTTAGTTGAGGAAGAGCCACCCTTCCTTCGAGGTCATACTAAACAGAGCATGGATATGAGTCCTATCAAAATAGTAAAG aATCCAGATGGTTCCTTGTCCCAGGCTGCAATGATGCAGAGCGCTTTAGCTAAAGAAAGGCGAGAACTTAAACAAGcccagagagaagcagagatggATTCTATCCCCATGGGGCTCAACACACACTGGGTGGATCCTCTCCCTGATG tgGATGGAAGACAAATAGCTGCAAACATGCGAGGTATTGGAATGATGCCCAATGATATCCCAGAGTGGAAGAAACATGCATTTGGTGGCAACAAAGCTTCTTATGGTAAGAAGACCCAACTTTCCATCATTGAGCAGAGAGAGAGTCTCCCAATCTTCAGACTGAAGGAGCAGCTGATACAA GCTGTGCATGACAACCAGATTCTGATTGTTATTGGAGAGACAGGATCTGGGAAAACAACCCAGATCACCCAGTACCTGGCGGAGGCGGGGTATACGTCAAGAGGAAAGATTGGATGTACTCAGCCTCGCAGAGTGGCTGCGATGTCTGTTGCGAAGAGGGTGTCAGAGGAATTTGGTTGCTGCTTGGGACAAGAG GTTGGCTACACCATTCGATTTGAAGACTGCACCAGCCCTGAAACTGTTATCAAATACATGACAGATGGCATGTTATTGAGGGAGTGCTTGATAGATCCTGATCTGACCCAGTATGCCATTATCATGCTGGATGAAGCCCATGAGAGGACCATACACACAGATGTGCTCTTTGGACTCCTGAAGAAG ACAGTGCAGAAGCGGCAGGACATGAAGCTGATCGTGACATCGGCAACGTTGGATGCTGTCAAGTTCTCTCAGTATTTCTACGAAGCGCCGATCTTCACCATTCCTGGCAGAACATACCCAGTAGAAATCCTGTACACAAAAGAGCCAGAGACAGATTATTTGGATGCCAGTTTGATTACAGTAATGCAGATCCACTTGACAGAGCCACCAG GTGACATTTTGGTGTTTCTGACTGGTCAGGAAGAGATTGACACTGCCTGTGAGATCCTCTATGAGAGGATGAAATCTCTAGGACCTGATGTTCCAGAGTTAATTATCCTACCAGTCTATTCAGCTTTACCCAGTGAAATGCAAACCAGGATCTTTGACCCTGCCCCACCAGGAAGCAGAAAG GTTGTCATCGCCACTAATATCGCTGAGACGTCTTTGACTATTGATGGAATATATTATGTTGTTGATCCTGGCTTTGTGAAGCAGAAGGTTTATAACTCCAAGACTGGAATTGACCAGCTGGTGGTTACACCAATCTCACAG GCTCAAGCAAAGCAGCGagcaggaagggctgggagAACAGGACCAGGAAAATGCTATAGGCTATATACAGAGCGTGCTTATCGAGATGAAATGCTAACCACCAACGTGCCTGAAATCCAGAGAACAAATTTGGCCAGTACAGTACTTTCTTTGAAG GCTATGGGAATCAATGATTTGCTCTCCTTTGACTTTATGGATGCTCCCCCAATGGAAACTCTCATAACTGCCATGGAGCAGCTGTACACCCTGGGAGCTCTGGATGATGAGGGACTGCTCACTCGACTCGGGCGCAGG ATGGCAGAATTCCCCTTGGAGCCTATGCTGTGTAAGATGTTGATCATGTCTGTACATCTGGGATGCAGTGAAGAGATGTTGACAATAGTCTCCATGCTGTCTGTACAGAACGTGTTCTACAGGCCAAAG GATAAACAAGCACTTGCTGATCAAAAGAAAGCCAAGTTCCATCAGACAGAAGGCGACCACCTCACCCTGCTGGCTGTCTACAATTCCTGGAAGAATAATAAGTTTTCAAATCCCTGGTGCTATGAAAACTTTATCCAGGCCCGATCCTTACGCAGAGCGCAGGACATCCGCAAGCAGATGCTGGGCATTATGGACAG GCACAAGCTGGATGTGGTATCCTGTGGGAAGGCAACAGTTCGGGTCCAGAAAGCCATCTGTAGTGGCTTCTTCCGAAATGCAGCGAAGAAGGATCCCCAGGAAGGTTATCGGACACTTATCGATCAACAAGTAGTCTATATCCACCCATCCAGTGCTCTCTTCAACAGGCAGCCAGAATG GGTGGTGTATCATGAACTGGTGCTGACCACCAAGGAATATATGCGTGAAGTGACAACTATTGATCCTCGCTGGCTGGTGGAATTTGCACCAGCTTTCTTCAAGGTTTCTGATCCAACCAAGCTGAGCaagcagaagaagcagcagcgACTGGAACCCCTCTACAACCGCTACGAGGAGCCCAATGCCTGGAGGATATCACGTGCATTCAGGCGGCGATGA
- the DHX8 gene encoding ATP-dependent RNA helicase DHX8 isoform X1: MRKCGGAMAELAAAEELAQLEYLSLVSKVCTELDNHLGINDKDLAEFVISLAEKNTTFDTFKAVLLKNGAEFTDSLISNLLRLIQTMRPPPKSSTSKEAVVKPKSEKEKLKELFPALCRPDNPNIRTSSLFSQTMLDEDDVKVAADALKELEALMPSADREGKQRSSDHRAKKKRRSRSRSRDRRRRHRSRSRSRSRTRDRNRGKSRYRSRSRSWSPSRDRKDRDRYLEKSNERWRDKHIDRPPPEEPSIGDIYNGKVTSIMQFGCFVQLEGLRKRWEGLVHISELRREGRVANVADVVSKGQRVKVKVLSFTGSKTSLSMKDVDQDTGEDLNPNRRRNLVGETNEETSMRNPDRPSHLSLVNAPEVEDDSLERKRLTRISDPEKWEIKQMIAANVLSKEEFPDFDEETGILPKVDDEEDEDLEIELVEEEPPFLRGHTKQSMDMSPIKIVKNPDGSLSQAAMMQSALAKERRELKQAQREAEMDSIPMGLNTHWVDPLPDVDGRQIAANMRGIGMMPNDIPEWKKHAFGGNKASYGKKTQLSIIEQRESLPIFRLKEQLIQAVHDNQILIVIGETGSGKTTQITQYLAEAGYTSRGKIGCTQPRRVAAMSVAKRVSEEFGCCLGQEVGYTIRFEDCTSPETVIKYMTDGMLLRECLIDPDLTQYAIIMLDEAHERTIHTDVLFGLLKKTVQKRQDMKLIVTSATLDAVKFSQYFYEAPIFTIPGRTYPVEILYTKEPETDYLDASLITVMQIHLTEPPGDILVFLTGQEEIDTACEILYERMKSLGPDVPELIILPVYSALPSEMQTRIFDPAPPGSRKVVIATNIAETSLTIDGIYYVVDPGFVKQKVYNSKTGIDQLVVTPISQAQAKQRAGRAGRTGPGKCYRLYTERAYRDEMLTTNVPEIQRTNLASTVLSLKAMGINDLLSFDFMDAPPMETLITAMEQLYTLGALDDEGLLTRLGRRMAEFPLEPMLCKMLIMSVHLGCSEEMLTIVSMLSVQNVFYRPKDKQALADQKKAKFHQTEGDHLTLLAVYNSWKNNKFSNPWCYENFIQARSLRRAQDIRKQMLGIMDRHKLDVVSCGKATVRVQKAICSGFFRNAAKKDPQEGYRTLIDQQVVYIHPSSALFNRQPEWVVYHELVLTTKEYMREVTTIDPRWLVEFAPAFFKVSDPTKLSKQKKQQRLEPLYNRYEEPNAWRISRAFRRR, translated from the exons ATGCGGAAGTGCGGCGGAGCCATGGCGGAGCTGGCGGCGGCGGAGGAGCTCGCTCAGCTCGAGTACCTGTCGCTCGTGTCCAAGGTGTGCACGGAGCTGGACAATCACCTGGGCATCAACGACAAGGACCTGG CCGAGTTTGTGATAAGTCTCGCAGAGAAAAATACCACCTTTGACACGTTTAAAGCAGTTCTTCTGAAGAATGGCGCTGAGTTCACT gATTCCCTTATTAGTAACTTGCTTCGTCTCATCCAGACCATGCGGCCCCCACCAAAATCCTCTACGAGCAAAG AGGCAGTTGTCAAACCCAAGTcggagaaggaaaagctgaaggaattGTTTCCAGCTCTTTGCAGGCCAGACAATCCCAATATCAGG ACCAGTTCTCTGTTCTCACAGACTATGCTGGATGAAGATGATGTGAAAGTGGCAGCTGATGCACTTAAAGAACTTGAAGCTCTGATGCCCAGCGCGGACAGAGAGGGCAAGCAGAGGAGCAGTGACCACCG GgcaaagaagaagaggaggagccGGAGTcgcagcagggacaggaggcGCAGGCACAGATCTCGCTCTAGGTCTCGTTCTAGGACTCGGGATAGGAACAGGGGAAAATCCAGATATCGGTCAAGGAGCAGAAGTTGGAGTCCAAGTAGGGACCGTAAAGATCGAGACAGATATCTTGAGAAGAGCAATGAGAGATGGAGAGACAAACACATTGACCGTCCCCCACCTGAGGAGCCTTCCATTGGAGACATCTATAATGGCAAAGTCACAAGTATAATGCAGTTTGGATGTTTTGTGCAACTGGAAGGACTAAG GAAGCGTTGGGAGGGCTTGGTCCACATCTCAGAGCTTCGGAGAGAAGGACGTGTTGCCAATGTTGCTGATGTGGTGAGCAAAGGACAAAGAGTGAAAGTCAAAGTCTTATCCTTTACTGGATCCAAAACCAGCCTGAGCATGAAG GATGTTGATCAAGACACTGGGGAAGACTTGAACCCAAACCGGAGGAGAAACCTGGTTGGAGAAACCAACGAAGAAACATCTATGAGAAACCCAGACAGACCCAGTCACCTGTCCCTGGTGAACGCCCCGGAGGTGGAGGACGACAGCCTCGAGCGGAAGCGCCTCACCCGCATTTCAGACccagagaaatgggaaataaaacag ATGATTGCAGCTAATGTGCTTTCCAAGGAAGAGTTTCCTGACTTTGATGAGGAGACTGGGATCCTTCCTAAAGTTGATGATGAAGAAG ATGAGGACCTGGAGATTGAGTTAGTTGAGGAAGAGCCACCCTTCCTTCGAGGTCATACTAAACAGAGCATGGATATGAGTCCTATCAAAATAGTAAAG aATCCAGATGGTTCCTTGTCCCAGGCTGCAATGATGCAGAGCGCTTTAGCTAAAGAAAGGCGAGAACTTAAACAAGcccagagagaagcagagatggATTCTATCCCCATGGGGCTCAACACACACTGGGTGGATCCTCTCCCTGATG tgGATGGAAGACAAATAGCTGCAAACATGCGAGGTATTGGAATGATGCCCAATGATATCCCAGAGTGGAAGAAACATGCATTTGGTGGCAACAAAGCTTCTTATGGTAAGAAGACCCAACTTTCCATCATTGAGCAGAGAGAGAGTCTCCCAATCTTCAGACTGAAGGAGCAGCTGATACAA GCTGTGCATGACAACCAGATTCTGATTGTTATTGGAGAGACAGGATCTGGGAAAACAACCCAGATCACCCAGTACCTGGCGGAGGCGGGGTATACGTCAAGAGGAAAGATTGGATGTACTCAGCCTCGCAGAGTGGCTGCGATGTCTGTTGCGAAGAGGGTGTCAGAGGAATTTGGTTGCTGCTTGGGACAAGAG GTTGGCTACACCATTCGATTTGAAGACTGCACCAGCCCTGAAACTGTTATCAAATACATGACAGATGGCATGTTATTGAGGGAGTGCTTGATAGATCCTGATCTGACCCAGTATGCCATTATCATGCTGGATGAAGCCCATGAGAGGACCATACACACAGATGTGCTCTTTGGACTCCTGAAGAAG ACAGTGCAGAAGCGGCAGGACATGAAGCTGATCGTGACATCGGCAACGTTGGATGCTGTCAAGTTCTCTCAGTATTTCTACGAAGCGCCGATCTTCACCATTCCTGGCAGAACATACCCAGTAGAAATCCTGTACACAAAAGAGCCAGAGACAGATTATTTGGATGCCAGTTTGATTACAGTAATGCAGATCCACTTGACAGAGCCACCAG GTGACATTTTGGTGTTTCTGACTGGTCAGGAAGAGATTGACACTGCCTGTGAGATCCTCTATGAGAGGATGAAATCTCTAGGACCTGATGTTCCAGAGTTAATTATCCTACCAGTCTATTCAGCTTTACCCAGTGAAATGCAAACCAGGATCTTTGACCCTGCCCCACCAGGAAGCAGAAAG GTTGTCATCGCCACTAATATCGCTGAGACGTCTTTGACTATTGATGGAATATATTATGTTGTTGATCCTGGCTTTGTGAAGCAGAAGGTTTATAACTCCAAGACTGGAATTGACCAGCTGGTGGTTACACCAATCTCACAG GCTCAAGCAAAGCAGCGagcaggaagggctgggagAACAGGACCAGGAAAATGCTATAGGCTATATACAGAGCGTGCTTATCGAGATGAAATGCTAACCACCAACGTGCCTGAAATCCAGAGAACAAATTTGGCCAGTACAGTACTTTCTTTGAAG GCTATGGGAATCAATGATTTGCTCTCCTTTGACTTTATGGATGCTCCCCCAATGGAAACTCTCATAACTGCCATGGAGCAGCTGTACACCCTGGGAGCTCTGGATGATGAGGGACTGCTCACTCGACTCGGGCGCAGG ATGGCAGAATTCCCCTTGGAGCCTATGCTGTGTAAGATGTTGATCATGTCTGTACATCTGGGATGCAGTGAAGAGATGTTGACAATAGTCTCCATGCTGTCTGTACAGAACGTGTTCTACAGGCCAAAG GATAAACAAGCACTTGCTGATCAAAAGAAAGCCAAGTTCCATCAGACAGAAGGCGACCACCTCACCCTGCTGGCTGTCTACAATTCCTGGAAGAATAATAAGTTTTCAAATCCCTGGTGCTATGAAAACTTTATCCAGGCCCGATCCTTACGCAGAGCGCAGGACATCCGCAAGCAGATGCTGGGCATTATGGACAG GCACAAGCTGGATGTGGTATCCTGTGGGAAGGCAACAGTTCGGGTCCAGAAAGCCATCTGTAGTGGCTTCTTCCGAAATGCAGCGAAGAAGGATCCCCAGGAAGGTTATCGGACACTTATCGATCAACAAGTAGTCTATATCCACCCATCCAGTGCTCTCTTCAACAGGCAGCCAGAATG GGTGGTGTATCATGAACTGGTGCTGACCACCAAGGAATATATGCGTGAAGTGACAACTATTGATCCTCGCTGGCTGGTGGAATTTGCACCAGCTTTCTTCAAGGTTTCTGATCCAACCAAGCTGAGCaagcagaagaagcagcagcgACTGGAACCCCTCTACAACCGCTACGAGGAGCCCAATGCCTGGAGGATATCACGTGCATTCAGGCGGCGATGA